The proteins below come from a single Miscanthus floridulus cultivar M001 chromosome 1, ASM1932011v1, whole genome shotgun sequence genomic window:
- the LOC136544995 gene encoding zinc finger protein CONSTANS-LIKE 13-like isoform X2 — protein MGEGEDDQRNQILGTGRDHEPERAEAEEAKKPAPGEAEAGGAGTEAATCDYCGTVAAAVYCRADSARLCLPCDRLVHGANGVCSRHARAPLCADCRAAGAVFRRASSSAFLCSNCDFGRHRDGGDPPLHDRCAVQPYSGCPPGSDLAALFGVPLFDKPAAEDGAWWNIWEEPQVLSLVDLIVPTTPCHGFEPLLTPSSPKYRSISPDGKLNEEILRQLGELAESDGGVQASAGRDEAEQAGGDQFPSWASPQYATGHGNFGTEYNHENGRWNNCDLDALNDACKAGVAYDQVPVSSAEPCLSSFAPLSEICPSMSNGNSMEDNHQANPGIGMPMQGLSKRTGFDVVPCPDRDSVISRYKAKRKTRRFDRQVRYESRKVRADGRLRIKGRFAKPNQT, from the exons ATGGGTGAGGGTGAGGACGACCAGCGGAACCAGATCCTGGGCACGGGCCGGGACCATGAGCCGGAGcgggcggaggcggaggaggccAAGAAGCCCGCGCCCGGCGAGGCGGAGGCCGGCGGCGCCGGCACGGAGGCGGCGACCTGTGACTACTGCGGAACCGTGGCGGCGGCGGTCTACTGCCGCGCCGACTCCGCCAGGCTCTGCCTGCCGTGCGACCGCCTCGTGCACGGCGCCAACGGGGTCTGCTCCCGCCACGCCCGCGCCCCGCTCTGCGCCGACTGCCGCGCCGCCGGGGCCGTCTTCCGCCGCGCCTCGTCCTCCGCCTTCCTCTGCTCCAACTGCGACTTCGGGAGGCACCGGGATGGCGGTGACCCGCCGCTCCACGACCGCTGCGCCGTGCAGCCCTACTCCGGGTGCCCTCCGGGGAGCGACCTCGCGGCGCTCTTCGGGGTGCCCCTCTTCGACAAGCCGGCCGCCGAAGATGGTGCCTGGTGGAACATCTGGGAGGAGCCCCAGGTGCTGAGCTTGGTGGATCTGATCGTGCCCACCACCCCTTGCCATGGATTCGAACCTCTCCTAACGCCGTCATCGCCCAAG TACCGGAGCATCTCGCCGGACGGGAAGCTGAACGAGGAAATCCTTCGGCAGCTGGGGGAGCTTGCAGAGTCAGATGGCGGTGTGCAGGCATCAGCAGGTCGTGACGAGGCAGAGCAAGCTGGTGGAGATCAGTTCCCTTCCTGGGCGTCGCCACAGTATGCCACTGGACATGGCAATTTTGGAACAGAGTACAACCACGAG AATGGCAGATGGAATAACTGTGATTTGGATGCCCTAAATGATGCATGCAAGGCCGGGGTCGCATATGATCAGGTTCCAGTCAGCTCAGCTGAACCGTGCTTGTCATCATTTGCTCCATTGTCGGAAATTTGTCCCAGCATGAGCAATGGTAATAGTATGGAGGATAACCACCAGGCTAATCCTGGCATTGGCATGCCCATGCAAGGTCTATCCAAAAGGACTGGCTTTGATGTTGTGCCTTGCCCTGATCGTGACTCGGTCATTTCGCGCTATAAAGCGAAGAGGAAGACAAGAAG ATTCGACAGGCAGGTCCGGTACGAGTCGCGCAAAGTTCGTGCTGATGGCAGGCTCAGGATCAAGGGGCGTTTTGCGAAGCCAAACCAAACGTGA
- the LOC136544995 gene encoding zinc finger protein CONSTANS-LIKE 13-like isoform X1 yields the protein MGEGEDDQRNQILGTGRDHEPERAEAEEAKKPAPGEAEAGGAGTEAATCDYCGTVAAAVYCRADSARLCLPCDRLVHGANGVCSRHARAPLCADCRAAGAVFRRASSSAFLCSNCDFGRHRDGGDPPLHDRCAVQPYSGCPPGSDLAALFGVPLFDKPAAEDGAWWNIWEEPQVLSLVDLIVPTTPCHGFEPLLTPSSPKYRSISPDGKLNEEILRQLGELAESDGGVQASAGRDEAEQAGGDQFPSWASPQYATGHGNFGTEYNHEVATIPTPLYENGRWNNCDLDALNDACKAGVAYDQVPVSSAEPCLSSFAPLSEICPSMSNGNSMEDNHQANPGIGMPMQGLSKRTGFDVVPCPDRDSVISRYKAKRKTRRFDRQVRYESRKVRADGRLRIKGRFAKPNQT from the exons ATGGGTGAGGGTGAGGACGACCAGCGGAACCAGATCCTGGGCACGGGCCGGGACCATGAGCCGGAGcgggcggaggcggaggaggccAAGAAGCCCGCGCCCGGCGAGGCGGAGGCCGGCGGCGCCGGCACGGAGGCGGCGACCTGTGACTACTGCGGAACCGTGGCGGCGGCGGTCTACTGCCGCGCCGACTCCGCCAGGCTCTGCCTGCCGTGCGACCGCCTCGTGCACGGCGCCAACGGGGTCTGCTCCCGCCACGCCCGCGCCCCGCTCTGCGCCGACTGCCGCGCCGCCGGGGCCGTCTTCCGCCGCGCCTCGTCCTCCGCCTTCCTCTGCTCCAACTGCGACTTCGGGAGGCACCGGGATGGCGGTGACCCGCCGCTCCACGACCGCTGCGCCGTGCAGCCCTACTCCGGGTGCCCTCCGGGGAGCGACCTCGCGGCGCTCTTCGGGGTGCCCCTCTTCGACAAGCCGGCCGCCGAAGATGGTGCCTGGTGGAACATCTGGGAGGAGCCCCAGGTGCTGAGCTTGGTGGATCTGATCGTGCCCACCACCCCTTGCCATGGATTCGAACCTCTCCTAACGCCGTCATCGCCCAAG TACCGGAGCATCTCGCCGGACGGGAAGCTGAACGAGGAAATCCTTCGGCAGCTGGGGGAGCTTGCAGAGTCAGATGGCGGTGTGCAGGCATCAGCAGGTCGTGACGAGGCAGAGCAAGCTGGTGGAGATCAGTTCCCTTCCTGGGCGTCGCCACAGTATGCCACTGGACATGGCAATTTTGGAACAGAGTACAACCACGAGGTTGCAACCATTCCTACTCCTCTTTACGAG AATGGCAGATGGAATAACTGTGATTTGGATGCCCTAAATGATGCATGCAAGGCCGGGGTCGCATATGATCAGGTTCCAGTCAGCTCAGCTGAACCGTGCTTGTCATCATTTGCTCCATTGTCGGAAATTTGTCCCAGCATGAGCAATGGTAATAGTATGGAGGATAACCACCAGGCTAATCCTGGCATTGGCATGCCCATGCAAGGTCTATCCAAAAGGACTGGCTTTGATGTTGTGCCTTGCCCTGATCGTGACTCGGTCATTTCGCGCTATAAAGCGAAGAGGAAGACAAGAAG ATTCGACAGGCAGGTCCGGTACGAGTCGCGCAAAGTTCGTGCTGATGGCAGGCTCAGGATCAAGGGGCGTTTTGCGAAGCCAAACCAAACGTGA
- the LOC136544985 gene encoding divinyl chlorophyllide a 8-vinyl-reductase, chloroplastic-like, with translation MFALVFCLVEKNIASETTSQLMRYECDPSIHPFPALLAVSETRITPPDSPHGHTSASPQTLPSSLRSHTPPISRLPVHVARRSASRIPSNTAAAATAMAALLLSPRLPTTSTATPSSSTRPAPRSLSFPGTTTRRRGRGPLLASSAASPPAPGPAAQPFRALPASETTVLVTGATGYIGRYVVRELLRRGHRVLAVARSRSGIRGHNSPEDVVADLAPAQVVFSDVTDPAALLADLAPHGPVHAAVCCLASRGGGVQDSWRVDYRATLHTLQAARGLGAAHFVLLSAICVQKPLLEFQRAKLKFEEELAAEAARDPAFTYSVVRPTAFFKSLGGQVDIVKNGQPYVMFGDGKLCACKPISEEDLAAFIADCIYDQDKANKVLPIGGPGKALTPLEQGEMLFRLLGREPKFIKVPIQIMDAVIWVLDELAKLFPWLEDAAEFGKIGRYYASESMLLLDPETGEYSDEKTPSYGKDTLEQFFQRVIREGMAGQELGEQTIF, from the coding sequence ATGTTCGCCCTCGTCTTCTGTCTGGTCGAAAAAAACATCGCAAGTGAAACGACCTCGCAGCTGATGCGATATGAATgtgatccatccatccatccgttTCCTGCTCTGCTCGCCGTGTCCGAAACCAGAATCACACCACCGGATTCCCCACACGGCCACACCTCGGCATCGCCACAAACGCTGCCCAGCTCCTTGCGCTCTCACACTCCCCCAATCTCCCGCCTCCCCGTCCACGTCGCCCGCCGCTCCGCCTCCCGCATTCCGtccaacaccgccgccgccgccactgccatgGCGGCCCTCCTCCTATCCCCCCGCCTCCCAACCACCAGCACCGCCACGCCGTCGTCGTCCACCCGCCCCGCTCCCCGGTCCCTCTCCTTCCCCGGCACCACCACCCGACGCCGCGGCCGGGGCCCGCTCCTCGCCTCCTCCGCGGCCTCACCGCCGGCGCCCGGGCCGGCGGCGCAGCCCTTCCGCGCGCTGCCGGCCTCGGAGACCACGGTCCTCGTCACGGGCGCCACGGGCTACATCGGCCGCTACGTCGTCCGGGAGCTCCTCCGCCGGGGCCACCGCGTGCTCGCCGTGGCGCGGTCCCGGAGCGGCATCCGCGGCCACAACTCCCCCGAGGACGTCGTCGCGGACCTCGCCCCGGCCCAGGTCGTCTTCTCCGACGTCACCGACCCAGCCGCGCTGCTCGCGGACCTCGCCCCGCACGGCCCCGTCCACGCCGCGGTTTGCTGCCTCgccagccgcggcggcggcgtgcagGACTCGTGGCGCGTCGACTACCGCGCCACGCTGCACACGCTCCAGGCCGCGCGGGGGCTGGGTGCCGCTCACTTCGTGCTCCTCTCCGCCATCTGCGTCCAGAAGCCGCTCCTCGAGTTCCAGCGCGCCAAGCTCAAGTTCGAGGAGGAGCTGGCCGCGGAGGCCGCGCGGGACCCCGCCTTCACCTACAGCGTCGTGCGCCCCACGGCGTTCTTCAAGAGCCTGGGCGGCCAGGTCGACATCGTCAAGAATGGGCAGCCGTACGTCATGTTCGGCGACGGCAAGCTCTGCGCCTGCAAGCCCATCAGCGAGGAGGACCTCGCCGCCTTCATCGCCGACTGCATCTACGACCAGGACAAGGCCAACAAGGTGCTGCCCATCGGCGGGCCGGGGAAGGCGCTCACGCCGCTGGAGCAGGGGGAGATGCTGTTCCGGCTGCTCGGGCGCGAGCCCAAGTTCATCAAGGTGCCCATCCAGATCATGGACGCCGTCATCTGGGTGCTCGATGAACTGGCCAAGCTGTTCCCGTGGTTGGAGGACGCCGCCGAGTTCGGCAAGATTGGCAGGTACTATGCCTCAGAGAGCATGCTGCTGCTGGACCCGGAGACCGGAGAGTACAGCGACGAGAAGACGCCGAGCTACGGCAAGGACACGCTCGAGCAGTTCTTCCAAAGAGTTATAAGGGAAGGGATGGCGGGACAGGAGCTCGGCGAGCAGACCATCTTCTAG